The Acidianus infernus genome window below encodes:
- a CDS encoding antibiotic biosynthesis monooxygenase codes for MINVGLYYRVKEGHEKEFEEIFKKVVETLKSANVGFIDGKLYKNVDNPREYLIYSEWKDLDSFRKFMLSKEFKNTTDYGKQIIEGRPYHRIFQEINA; via the coding sequence GTGATCAACGTCGGTCTTTATTACAGAGTAAAGGAAGGCCATGAGAAGGAATTCGAGGAAATATTTAAGAAAGTAGTTGAAACGTTAAAGTCAGCAAACGTTGGTTTCATCGACGGTAAGCTTTACAAGAACGTTGATAATCCGAGAGAATACTTAATATACAGCGAGTGGAAGGACCTGGATTCCTTTAGAAAATTCATGCTTAGCAAGGAATTTAAGAACACTACAGATTACGGAAAGCAAATAATAGAAGGAAGGCCTTACCACAGAATATTCCAAGAAATAAATGCATAA
- a CDS encoding cytochrome ubiquinol oxidase subunit I: protein MSLEIFDRVLAGYTMATHVLFTYWAIALPFFIISAEYLAYKKNDPYYLAIAKRWSVVMAVLFAVGSAAGAAIAVEFITVWYKWMYLVNQIDILPFDIEVLAFFSEVIFLALYLYGWDRMSRTAHMIVGGLIGLGSSASAVLIILVNSWMNTPTGFNIQAYLQNGQLVGVDPLAASLPTIALAEVPMGLAGAWFVGFGSIAGYFAFRKLTKKDMTTDEKEYYNRGLKLATYLGALDAIFLAWAGDNAGKMLYLYQPLKLATLEGVMQTAAGAPMQVGPITIPNLLSLLATWPPNPHATVLGYSSFVQTDWDPIWYISHTAYDLHATLGIIGALVVWILAYSFWKQPKNALFKAFGLDNPAEKKIPLYAMFFLGWLQVVAWEAGWVAAETGRQPFVIWGPMVQTASGLYEIQAVMLTADAFNNSPEVLPIGIAIMVVLALAVAGTIYMLKKLFTGKEVSADVSSARLIMAANVGGSSSLNVKRK, encoded by the coding sequence GTGAGTTTGGAAATATTTGATAGAGTACTCGCAGGATATACAATGGCAACACATGTGTTATTCACTTACTGGGCAATAGCTCTTCCATTCTTTATAATATCTGCCGAATACTTAGCATACAAGAAAAATGACCCCTACTATTTGGCAATAGCAAAGAGATGGTCAGTAGTTATGGCAGTTCTGTTTGCAGTAGGTTCTGCGGCAGGCGCAGCAATAGCGGTAGAATTCATAACAGTGTGGTATAAATGGATGTATTTAGTTAATCAGATTGACATACTGCCCTTCGATATAGAGGTTCTGGCGTTTTTCTCCGAAGTAATATTCTTAGCGTTATATCTGTACGGCTGGGACAGAATGAGCAGGACTGCTCACATGATAGTTGGAGGATTAATAGGCTTAGGTTCTTCTGCTTCTGCAGTGCTCATAATCTTAGTAAACTCTTGGATGAACACTCCAACAGGATTTAATATACAAGCTTACTTACAAAATGGACAATTAGTTGGCGTAGACCCATTGGCCGCATCGTTACCTACTATTGCACTTGCAGAGGTACCAATGGGATTAGCTGGGGCATGGTTCGTTGGCTTCGGATCTATAGCTGGGTATTTTGCTTTCAGGAAATTAACTAAGAAAGACATGACTACAGACGAGAAGGAGTATTATAACAGAGGATTAAAGTTAGCAACTTATCTAGGGGCTTTAGACGCAATATTCCTAGCTTGGGCTGGAGATAATGCAGGTAAGATGTTATACCTATATCAGCCATTAAAGTTGGCCACTTTAGAAGGCGTAATGCAAACGGCAGCAGGAGCTCCAATGCAAGTAGGACCAATAACGATACCTAACTTGCTTAGTTTATTAGCAACATGGCCTCCTAATCCCCATGCGACAGTCCTAGGATATTCAAGCTTCGTTCAGACTGACTGGGATCCAATATGGTACATTTCCCACACGGCATATGACTTGCACGCTACCCTAGGAATAATAGGAGCCTTAGTTGTATGGATATTAGCTTACTCCTTCTGGAAGCAGCCAAAGAACGCATTATTTAAGGCCTTCGGATTGGATAATCCTGCTGAAAAGAAGATCCCGCTTTACGCAATGTTCTTCTTAGGTTGGTTGCAAGTAGTAGCCTGGGAAGCTGGTTGGGTTGCTGCAGAGACAGGAAGACAGCCTTTCGTAATATGGGGACCAATGGTACAGACTGCATCCGGACTTTACGAGATACAAGCAGTAATGTTAACAGCAGACGCATTTAATAATAGTCCAGAAGTCTTGCCTATAGGAATAGCAATAATGGTAGTCTTAGCCTTAGCAGTTGCAGGTACAATATACATGCTAAAGAAGTTATTTACTGGTAAGGAAGTTTCTGCAGATGTTAGCTCTGCAAGACTTATAATGGCAGCCAATGTAGGAGGGAGTAGCTCATTAAATGTTAAAAGGAAGTGA
- a CDS encoding helix-turn-helix domain-containing protein, translating into MERKVKFPDGREVDVLTIFKFVYGLSNPELEILKLLVNTKGKLSAEDIASSLNISRNTVTKPINLLLSKGLVLRDKEKGKANGRPRLVYFATPDIYSKLLTDLQNILNESLKEISKIRKNT; encoded by the coding sequence ATGGAAAGGAAAGTTAAATTTCCTGATGGCAGAGAAGTTGATGTACTTACAATTTTTAAATTCGTTTATGGCTTAAGCAACCCAGAGTTGGAGATACTTAAGTTATTAGTCAATACAAAAGGTAAACTTTCTGCAGAGGATATTGCATCTTCTCTAAATATATCAAGGAATACAGTAACTAAGCCTATAAACTTGTTGTTATCAAAGGGCTTAGTACTAAGGGATAAAGAAAAGGGAAAGGCTAATGGCAGACCTAGGCTAGTTTATTTTGCAACTCCTGACATTTACTCTAAATTGCTTACTGATTTACAGAACATATTAAATGAATCATTAAAAGAAATATCTAAAATTAGGAAAAATACTTAA
- a CDS encoding MarR family transcriptional regulator codes for MDFKIQFPDGRQVDFHKLVEFLYGITDSEMNILHLLLSTDEKLSVEDISERLKIAKTSISKPVNILLSKGLIMRDKTEGEGKRRPKYLYYTDKNAVYNKIVNDLEAIAKIFCEKYKSHIESVTIK; via the coding sequence ATGGATTTTAAAATTCAATTCCCAGACGGAAGACAAGTGGATTTCCACAAGCTTGTAGAATTCCTTTACGGCATAACTGATAGCGAAATGAACATTTTACATCTTCTTCTGTCTACAGATGAAAAACTCTCCGTAGAAGACATCTCAGAAAGATTAAAAATAGCTAAAACATCAATAAGTAAACCAGTAAACATTTTACTATCTAAGGGTCTAATTATGAGAGATAAAACTGAAGGAGAAGGAAAGAGAAGGCCTAAGTATCTTTATTACACTGACAAGAATGCGGTTTATAATAAGATAGTTAATGATCTGGAAGCTATTGCTAAAATCTTTTGTGAAAAGTATAAATCTCATATAGAATCAGTCACGATTAAATAA
- a CDS encoding MFS transporter has protein sequence MQKIRPFFVSSAGFFLDGYDLSVISFALYFIAQEMKLSSSQEGLVSSASLMGMTIGALLFGFLADKVGRKKLMGVDLVFFMTFGITSAFSQNFTQLFISRLLLGIGIGGDYPISSTIISEFSPAVNRGKYLVASISLYWIGTLVASIANLAFLSLYEFWRYTFLFGALISLPIILLRIKLDESPRWLASKGMLVTEKFNPLAENKGINGIKELFENPLLPYVLAVSIVWFLFDVASYGIGLYYPLVLREFAFPSNVEVLYVTMAIAGGALLGYLIAVSAIDSLGRRKVLLTGLGGMAFLLIIGGITKIGGFLLVPYFMTFVALEQWAGAVTLFYPTEIFPTSVRSTAQGFATSVSRIGAILGVYFFPSMVSSVGFSSSLIIFGITSTLALAISFLTYKETRKKELEEISLGKIILINNNNKK, from the coding sequence ATGCAAAAGATAAGACCTTTCTTCGTATCTTCTGCAGGATTTTTTCTAGATGGTTACGATTTATCGGTAATATCTTTTGCACTGTACTTTATAGCTCAAGAAATGAAGCTATCGTCATCACAAGAAGGGTTAGTTTCATCTGCTTCATTGATGGGAATGACTATTGGTGCGCTATTATTCGGTTTCCTAGCTGATAAAGTAGGCAGGAAAAAGTTAATGGGCGTTGACCTAGTATTCTTCATGACCTTCGGAATAACTTCGGCATTTTCACAGAACTTTACACAACTCTTCATATCTAGACTGTTGCTTGGGATAGGCATTGGAGGGGACTACCCAATTTCCTCTACGATTATAAGTGAATTTTCTCCAGCAGTAAATAGAGGGAAATATCTCGTTGCATCAATATCTCTTTATTGGATAGGAACTTTAGTAGCCTCAATAGCCAACTTAGCTTTCTTAAGTCTTTACGAATTTTGGAGGTATACTTTTCTGTTCGGTGCCTTAATTTCATTGCCAATTATTTTACTTAGGATAAAGCTTGACGAATCTCCTAGGTGGTTAGCTTCAAAAGGAATGCTAGTTACCGAAAAATTTAACCCCCTAGCTGAGAACAAAGGAATAAATGGAATTAAGGAACTCTTCGAAAATCCTTTATTACCTTATGTTTTAGCGGTTTCAATAGTCTGGTTCTTATTTGATGTAGCGTCTTACGGTATAGGGCTATATTATCCTCTAGTACTAAGAGAGTTTGCTTTCCCTTCAAACGTTGAGGTTCTTTATGTCACAATGGCAATAGCTGGCGGAGCTTTATTAGGTTATTTAATTGCAGTGTCTGCAATTGATTCACTAGGTAGGAGGAAGGTCTTACTTACGGGATTGGGCGGAATGGCTTTCCTACTAATAATAGGCGGAATTACTAAAATTGGAGGATTTTTGCTCGTTCCCTATTTTATGACTTTTGTAGCTTTAGAGCAGTGGGCTGGAGCAGTAACTCTATTTTATCCTACAGAAATTTTTCCAACTTCTGTGAGGTCTACTGCTCAAGGGTTTGCAACTTCAGTTAGCAGAATAGGAGCAATACTCGGAGTATACTTCTTCCCATCAATGGTTAGTTCTGTGGGCTTTTCATCATCCTTAATAATATTTGGAATTACTTCTACTCTTGCGTTAGCAATTTCGTTCTTAACTTATAAGGAGACTAGGAAGAAGGAATTGGAAGAAATAAGTTTAGGAAAAATTATACTTATTAATAATAACAACAAAAAGTAA
- a CDS encoding DUF350 domain-containing protein has translation MNFLYIGESLGIAVVQIVVGVALALFSITLSLNLLDKLTSNLDQIAELKKGNIAVGIYVAGILVAVASVIGQGASGIARAFLGGKCAIADLIGGLIQLFIGLPLAIFSITLAQREIYRFFAHRMSGKMETFYINNELKNGNIAIAAMLFGAFYATSAVISQAVSFLSQPIVAALSQI, from the coding sequence ATGAACTTCCTATACATTGGAGAAAGCTTAGGAATAGCAGTAGTTCAAATAGTTGTAGGAGTTGCATTAGCACTTTTTAGTATAACACTTTCGTTAAATTTACTAGATAAGTTAACTTCAAATCTTGATCAGATTGCAGAATTAAAGAAGGGAAATATTGCAGTAGGAATTTACGTAGCAGGAATATTAGTTGCAGTAGCTAGCGTAATAGGTCAAGGCGCTTCAGGGATTGCGAGAGCATTCTTGGGAGGAAAGTGCGCAATTGCTGATCTAATTGGCGGTTTAATACAACTATTCATAGGATTACCCCTAGCAATATTCTCAATAACTTTAGCACAAAGAGAAATTTACAGATTCTTTGCTCATAGGATGTCAGGAAAAATGGAAACATTCTATATAAATAATGAATTAAAGAATGGAAATATTGCAATAGCTGCAATGTTATTTGGAGCCTTCTATGCAACATCCGCAGTAATAAGCCAAGCAGTGAGCTTCCTCTCCCAACCAATAGTAGCTGCTTTATCCCAAATCTAA